One stretch of Arthrobacter polaris DNA includes these proteins:
- the mraZ gene encoding division/cell wall cluster transcriptional repressor MraZ, translating into MFLGTHSPRLDEKGRIILPAKFREELASGLVLTXGQENCIYVFSAREFXKVLTQMQEAPLSNMAARDYIRIFLSGASDEVPDKQGRVTIPAALRSYAGLEKELVVIGAGTRAEIWDATAWHEYLAAKEAAFSATDELGIPGIS; encoded by the coding sequence TTGTTTCTCGGAACACATTCACCACGCCTTGATGAGAAAGGCCGGATCATTTTGCCTGCAAAGTTCCGGGAGGAACTTGCTAGCGGGCTTGTCCTGACCAANGGGCAGGAGAACTGTATTTACGTCTTCAGTGCAAGAGAATTTGANAAAGTATTGACGCAAATGCAGGAAGCGCCGCTGTCCAACATGGCAGCACGGGACTACATTCGAATCTTTCTCTCGGGTGCCTCTGATGAAGTTCCAGACAAGCAAGGGCGGGTGACCATCCCGGCCGCATTGCGTTCCTATGCAGGCTTGGAGAAGGAACTGGTTGTCATTGGGGCAGGTACCCGGGCGGAGATCTGGGATGCCACTGCTTGGCACGAATACTTAGCAGCAAAGGAGGCAGCATTCTCAGCCACCGATGAACTTGGTATTCCAGGAATTAGTTGA
- the pknB gene encoding Stk1 family PASTA domain-containing Ser/Thr kinase — MQDASADPLIGSTVDGRYFVLSKVAHGGMSTVYLATDLRLGRNIALKILHRHLATDNAFIARLGREAQSAASLSHXHVVQIHDHGVGPEHAYLVXEFIDGYTLRDVINRNGALSXRQALDLLDPVVEGLAAAHNAGLVHRDVKPENVLISQQGWVKIGDFGLSRAVTTSTNTGTLLGTVGYIAPELAQGQGGDARSDIYSAGIMLYELLTGVQPFLASIPVAVVMAHIQDDVPAPSLVVPGLXXVMDELVRYMSEKDPDHRPANGAALLEDLRHIRQSLSPAELDFGAVPGAGMPXVRQPLTGSQNRTDVISAVSGSSRDATSVVSAPNFPTSVLPASPRLYADDPHEDRYGTTVSSTDEYDAGQAATTAIATQASPGPGNSAGSGNSTGSGNSAGSGEVQLAPTLSKRQAAVAAKARAKMAATPRKTLXSQNPRRRTLLWTLLVVVLMVLAAAAGWFLALGPGALATVPDVHNKSVPQAQEILRTAGFEQVPTSDIFDEXVASGFIVATDPKAGSSIRKFHDITLQVSRXPVLYPVPTVTGQPIDAAKKALTDAHLAVGAVTEEFNEKVPSGVVISQDPVTGKDFRANTKVNLAASKGPTPIPVPAVAGQTEAEATAALKAVGLVAALAPEKVNSTTVAPGSVLSQAPDSGTLKAGDTVTLTLSKGPRMIEVPNLVGKQVGPATKELQDLGFTVKVENFLGGFFGTVRIQTPDGGQAPEGSTIVLKVV; from the coding sequence GTGCAAGATGCCTCTGCTGACCCACTGATTGGGTCCACCGTCGACGGACGCTACTTTGTGCTCTCTAAAGTGGCGCACGGTGGGATGTCCACCGTGTATTTGGCCACGGATCTGCGGCTGGGCAGGAACATCGCCCTGAAGATCCTGCACCGGCACCTTGCCACCGACAACGCTTTCATTGCTCGGCTGGGCCGGGAAGCCCAAAGCGCCGCCAGTCTCTCGCACNCCCATGTGGTGCAGATCCATGATCACGGAGTGGGTCCGGAGCACGCCTACCTAGTTNTTGAATTCATCGACGGTTACACCCTGCGTGATGTCATCAACCGCAACGGGGCGCTGAGCNCCCGGCAGGCACTGGATTTACTTGACCCGGTGGTGGAAGGCCTCGCCGCCGCCCACAACGCCGGGCTGGTGCACCGCGATGTGAAGCCGGAAAATGTTTTGATCTCACAGCAGGGCTGGGTGAAAATTGGTGACTTTGGCTTGTCCCGGGCCGTCACCACCTCCACCAACACTGGTACCTTGCTAGGAACCGTGGGCTATATTGCACCCGAACTTGCCCAGGGACAGGGCGGGGACGCGCGCAGCGATATTTACTCTGCCGGGATCATGCTGTACGAACTCCTCACGGGTGTGCAGCCTTTCCTCGCCAGCATTCCCGTTGCGGTAGTCATGGCCCATATCCAAGACGACGTGCCGGCGCCCTCCTTGGTAGTGCCGGGCCTCNCCNCGGTCATGGACGAACTTGTGCGTTATATGAGTGAAAAGGATCCCGATCACCGGCCCGCCAATGGTGCCGCGCTATTGGAGGACCTTCGCCACATCCGTCAATCCCTCAGTCCTGCCGAGCTGGACTTTGGTGCCGTGCCAGGGGCCGGCATGCCGNCTGTCCGGCAACCCCTCACCGGGTCGCAGAACCGTACCGACGTCATTTCTGCCGTTAGTGGCTCTTCCCGCGACGCCACCAGCGTTGTTAGTGCGCCCAATTTCCCAACCTCCGTGTTGCCAGCTTCCCCTCGGCTATACGCCGATGATCCGCATGAGGACCGCTACGGCACAACCGTTTCCTCCACTGATGAGTACGACGCCGGTCAGGCAGCGACCACAGCTATCGCCACCCAGGCGTCCCCTGGCCCTGGTAACAGCGCTGGCTCAGGTAACAGCACTGGCTCAGGTAACAGCGCTGGCTCAGGCGAGGTCCAGCTGGCCCCGACGCTTTCCAAACGTCAGGCTGCGGTGGCGGCCAAGGCTCGAGCCAAGATGGCTGCCACACCACGTAAAACACTGNGGTCCCAAAACCCTCGGCGTCGGACACTCTTGTGGACCCTGCTGGTTGTTGTTCTGATGGTTCTAGCAGCCGCTGCTGGATGGTTCCTAGCCCTTGGCCCCGGGGCGCTGGCCACGGTGCCAGACGTGCACAATAAGAGCGTGCCACAGGCCCAGGAAATCCTGCGCACCGCAGGGTTCGAACAGGTTCCCACCTCCGATATCTTTGATGAANAGGTAGCGTCCGGCTTCATTGTGGCCACGGACCCCAAAGCTGGGTCTTCTATCCGCAAGTTCCATGACATCACGTTGCAGGTCTCCCGGNGGCCCGTTCTCTACCCCGTGCCTACGGTGACAGGGCAGCCGATCGACGCAGCCAAGAAGGCACTCACTGACGCCCACCTTGCTGTGGGAGCCGTCACCGAAGAATTCAATGAGAAGGTACCCTCCGGCGTCGTCATCAGCCAGGATCCCGTTACTGGTAAAGACTTCCGCGCCAACACCAAAGTCAATCTCGCTGCTTCCAAGGGCCCCACTCCCATCCCGGTTCCCGCAGTGGCTGGGCAAACTGAGGCAGAGGCCACCGCCGCCTTGAAGGCCGTGGGACTAGTAGCGGCGCTGGCACCGGAAAAGGTCAACAGCACCACAGTCGCGCCCGGTTCTGTTCTTAGCCAGGCGCCGGACTCCGGCACGCTCAAGGCCGGTGACACCGTTACCTTAACCCTGTCCAAGGGTCCTCGCATGATTGAGGTTCCCAACTTAGTGGGCAAGCAGGTTGGCCCTGCCACCAAGGAACTCCAGGACCTCGGATTCACGGTGAAAGTGGAGAACTTCCTGGGCGGCTTCTTCGGCACGGTGCGCATCCAGACGCCCGACGGCGGCCAAGCCCCGGAAGGTTCTACCATCGTATTGAAGGTTGTCTAA
- a CDS encoding 1-acyl-sn-glycerol-3-phosphate acyltransferase: MIYWVLKKIFLGPVLKVLFRPWTKGLDNLPIDGPAVLASNHLSFSDSIFMPLMVPRPVVFLAKSDYFTGRGIXGRLTAAFFKLTNQLPMDRSGGAASANSLDTGVQVLKDGGLLGIYPEGTRSPDGRLYRGKVGVAKLILTANVPVIPVAMIGTDKVQPIGRRIPTIRRLGVIFGEPMDFSRYQGMADDRFVQRSVTDEIMYELMRLSGQEYVDSYATTVKDKLAAEKAAKTLPAKSAPTTKNTGEAVRLEPSPTIAPGTVTVVGAKKDMPKAPAAQTAAEPDDGSTKS; the protein is encoded by the coding sequence GTGATCTATTGGGTACTAAAGAAGATTTTTCTGGGCCCTGTATTGAAGGTGCTNTTTCGGCCTTGGACCAAAGGCTTAGATAACCTGCCCATTGATGGCCCTGCTGTCCTTGCCAGCAACCACCTCTCCTTCTCGGACTCGATTTTTATGCCCCTGATGGTCCCGCGGCCGGTAGTGTTCTTGGCCAAGAGCGACTATTTCACAGGGCGCGGCATTAANGGGCGTCTAACAGCTGCCTTCTTCAAGCTCACCAACCAGCTGCCCATGGATCGCTCCGGCGGGGCCGCCTCGGCGAACTCCTTGGACACTGGCGTTCAGGTGCTCAAAGATGGCGGCCTGCTGGGCATCTACCCAGAAGGAACCCGGAGCCCGGATGGGCGGCTTTACCGCGGCAAGGTGGGCGTGGCCAAGCTGATCCTCACTGCCAATGTCCCCGTCATTCCTGTGGCGATGATCGGCACGGACAAGGTTCAACCGATCGGACGGCGTATTCCCACCATTCGCCGACTGGGCGTGATCTTTGGCGAACCCATGGACTTCAGCCGCTACCAGGGCATGGCCGATGACCGCTTTGTCCAACGATCGGTCACGGATGAAATCATGTACGAACTCATGCGCCTGTCCGGGCAAGAGTATGTTGACTCCTATGCCACAACTGTCAAGGACAAACTAGCGGCGGAGAAAGCGGCCAAGACCCTCCCCGCCAAGAGTGCTCCTACAACCAAAAATACTGGCGAGGCCGTCAGGTTGGAACCCAGCCCCACGATCGCNCCCGGGACGGTGACGGTGGTTGGGGCCAAGAAGGATATGCCGAAGGCACCAGCGGCGCAAACTGCCGCGGAGCCGGATGACGGGTCAACGAAAAGCTGA
- the dinB gene encoding DNA polymerase IV, producing the protein MHVDMDAXFVTVELRDRPELVGKMVIVGQPEGRSVVLSASYEARAVGVRSAMPMVTALRMCPTAVVIPPRHQLYQQVSAEIMAVFXPITDTVEQLSVDEAFLDISGSLRRLGTPLEIGALIRSRIAGELGITASVGIAASKFVAKVASTRCKPDGMLLIEKQQTVQYLHTLPVEALWGVGAKTREVLARLGIFTVADVAATPLTSLQKALGSTGTALHSLSWGIDPRPVTPEHQXKSIGAEETFAVDTFNNDVLTRELLRLSHKVAGRLREAGLSGRTLAIKIKYTDFSTITRSKALSASTDSATQIYAGAVALLQALGTRPQSVRLIGVRVERLESVDLAPLQFTLDPRDDNSRNAEVVGDAIAARFGNAKIIPARLLKPRERQ; encoded by the coding sequence ATGCATGTTGACATGGATGCGTTNTTTGTCACCGTTGAACTGCGCGACCGCCCTGAACTAGTGGGGAAAATGGTGATTGTGGGACAACCAGAGGGGCGCTCTGTAGTGCTTTCAGCATCCTATGAAGCACGCGCTGTTGGAGTCCGTTCCGCGATGCCCATGGTGACGGCGCTGCGGATGTGTCCAACCGCCGTTGTTATTCCGCCGCGACACCAGCTCTACCAGCAGGTCTCTGCCGAGATCATGGCAGTGTTCCANCCCATTACCGACACCGTGGAACAACTCAGCGTGGACGAGGCTTTTCTTGACATCAGTGGGTCACTGAGGCGGCTGGGAACGCCTCTGGAAATTGGGGCGTTAATCCGTTCGCGTATTGCTGGTGAGCTCGGGATTACTGCCTCCGTGGGCATAGCCGCCAGTAAATTTGTCGCTAAGGTCGCCTCCACCCGTTGTAAACCCGATGGGATGCTCTTGATTGAAAAGCAGCAGACGGTGCAATACCTGCACACGCTTCCAGTGGAGGCTTTATGGGGAGTAGGCGCCAAGACCCGAGAAGTTCTTGCCCGGCTGGGGATCTTCACGGTGGCGGATGTGGCTGCCACGCCGCTAACTTCCTTGCAAAAGGCTCTAGGTAGTACTGGAACTGCATTACACTCCCTGTCGTGGGGAATTGATCCGCGGCCCGTGACGCCAGAGCATCAAGANAAAAGCATTGGCGCTGAAGAGACCTTCGCCGTGGACACCTTCAACAATGATGTCCTCACCAGGGAACTGTTGAGGCTATCGCACAAAGTGGCAGGACGTCTCCGTGAGGCGGGGCTCAGTGGACGCACACTAGCCATCAAAATAAAGTACACAGACTTCTCCACCATCACTCGCTCCAAGGCGCTCAGCGCAAGCACTGACAGCGCCACGCAAATATACGCAGGCGCGGTTGCTCTGCTCCAGGCGTTGGGCACAAGGCCCCAGAGTGTGCGGTTGATTGGAGTCCGCGTGGAACGATTAGAATCTGTGGATCTTGCACCGTTGCAGTTCACGCTTGATCCGCGTGATGACAATTCCCGCAATGCTGAAGTGGTGGGTGACGCCATTGCGGCACGGTTTGGCAACGCGAAAATTATTCCTGCCCGTCTCCTTAAACCACGCGAACGGCAGTAG
- a CDS encoding polyprenyl synthetase family protein, giving the protein MNSMPVQIGATIAEEHDAFIAAVAAQLXCFLTEKHQLLAQISPATLVLIDSIKTLATGGKRMRALLCYWGWRGAGGAPGSEDIIMAGAALELFQAAALIHDDIIDRSDTRRGGPSVHRQFSALHSANGWALDDERFGHAAAILTGDLCLSLSEEMFARIGSGATSRARAVFNIMRTEVMAGQYLDILEEVAGPSKPHETAVARAGAIIRYKSAKYSSEHPLVLGGALAGAKESLLAGYSAFXLPLGEAFQLRDDVLGVFGDPAQTGKPAGDDLREGKRTVLVGLTIEAADTIDREFVDQNLGRQDLTAAEVARLCSIMVTSGALARTEAMIAELSETAFAALDLLPIEESVAAALSTLGRGAVSERPNWR; this is encoded by the coding sequence ATGAACTCAATGCCTGTCCAGATTGGCGCAACCATCGCTGAAGAACACGATGCTTTCATCGCGGCCGTTGCGGCCCAGTTANGATGTTTTCTGACCGAAAAGCACCAACTGCTCGCACAGATTTCCCCGGCAACACTTGTCTTGATTGATTCAATCAAGACCCTCGCCACAGGCGGCAAACGCATGCGGGCGCTACTTTGTTATTGGGGCTGGCGCGGCGCTGGAGGGGCGCCAGGGTCCGAGGACATCATCATGGCCGGTGCCGCCCTTGAACTTTTCCAGGCCGCAGCGCTAATTCACGATGACATTATTGACCGTTCCGATACCCGCCGCGGTGGGCCCAGTGTGCACCGCCAGTTCAGTGCCCTGCACTCTGCCAACGGCTGGGCTTTGGATGATGAACGCTTTGGGCACGCAGCCGCCATTTTGACCGGCGATCTGTGTTTATCTCTCAGTGAGGAAATGTTTGCCCGCATCGGTTCCGGTGCCACCAGCCGCGCAAGGGCGGTGTTTAATATCATGCGCACAGAGGTCATGGCCGGGCAGTATTTGGATATTTTGGAGGAAGTGGCAGGCCCGTCCAAACCTCATGAGACAGCAGTGGCCCGGGCCGGCGCGATTATTCGCTACAAAAGTGCAAAGTACTCTTCCGAACACCCTCTGGTTCTCGGCGGGGCGTTGGCTGGCGCAAAGGAAAGCCTGCTGGCAGGCTACAGTGCTTTCCNNTTGCCTCTGGGCGAGGCCTTCCAACTGCGCGACGACGTCTTGGGCGTGTTCGGCGATCCTGCCCAGACAGGCAAGCCCGCAGGCGATGATCTGCGCGAAGGCAAGCGCACTGTGCTGGTGGGGCTGACCATCGAGGCTGCCGATACGATCGACCGGGAATTTGTTGACCAAAATTTGGGCCGACAAGATCTGACTGCTGCTGAAGTGGCCCGGTTGTGCTCAATCATGGTGACCTCCGGCGCACTGGCGCGCACCGAGGCCATGATTGCGGAACTGAGCGAGACTGCGTTTGCAGCCCTGGACCTGCTGCCTATTGAGGAATCTGTCGCCGCGGCACTGTCAACATTGGGCCGGGGCGCCGTTTCCGAACGTCCTAACTGGCGATGA
- a CDS encoding class II 3-deoxy-7-phosphoheptulonate synthase, giving the protein MTDLTXNASLAPAAGISVPGAAVYPGLDDWRELPIAQQPTWSQSPAFAPTVKELSSLPPLVFAGEVDVLRSRLAQAAQGNAFLLQGGDCAETFEAATADKISALVKTILQMAVVLTYGAQLPVIKMGRMAGQFAKPRSSNDETRDGVTLPAYRGDIVNGFEFTPESRAHDPARMLKAYHTSASTLNLIRAFTQGGFADLRSVHEWNRGFTSNPAHSRYERLAQEIDSAIKFMASCGADFEALKTVEFFASHEALLLDYERALTRIDSRTGLPYDTSAHFLWIGERTRDLDQAHVEFLSRVRNPIGVKLGPNTSGDDALALIXKLDPNREPGRLTFITRMGAANIREKLPNLVEKVTASGAQVLWVTDPMHGNTVTSPNGYKTRNFDDVIDEVRGFFEVHQAQGTFPGGLHVEMTGDDVAECLGGADPVEQEAFVNGYESVCDPRLNHKQSLEMAFLVSEALRKSNSSCTNNRGLHPLEEGWRPLCCRQEVGTSR; this is encoded by the coding sequence GTGACTGATCTTACTTTNAACGCTTCGCTTGCACCCGCTGCCGGAATTTCCGTCCCCGGTGCTGCCGTTTATCCAGGCCTTGACGATTGGCGCGAACTGCCCATCGCACAGCAGCCCACATGGTCCCAGTCCCCGGCCTTCGCCCCCACCGTGAAGGAACTCTCTTCACTGCCTCCTTTGGTGTTTGCCGGAGAAGTGGATGTTTTGCGGTCGCGATTGGCCCAGGCTGCTCAGGGCAACGCGTTCTTGCTCCAAGGTGGCGACTGCGCTGAAACTTTTGAGGCGGCAACCGCTGACAAGATCAGCGCNCTGGTCAAAACCATCTTGCAGATGGCGGTGGTGTTGACTTACGGCGCCCAGCTTCCGGTGATCAAGATGGGGCGGATGGCAGGCCAGTTCGCCAAGCCGCGTTCCTCCAATGATGAAACGCGCGACGGCGTGACGCTGCCCGCCTACCGTGGCGATATTGTCAACGGTTTTGAGTTCACNCCGGAGTCCCGGGCACACGACCCTGCCCGGATGCTCAAGGCGTACCACACCTCCGCTTCCACCTTGAACCTGATCCGTGCGTTCACGCAGGGCGGCTTTGCTGACCTGCGCAGCGTGCACGAGTGGAACCGTGGTTTCACCTCCAACCCGGCGCACAGCCGCTATGAGCGTCTGGCTCAGGAAATCGACAGTGCCATCAAGTTCATGGCTTCCTGTGGTGCCGACTTCGAGGCGCTAAAGACCGTTGAATTCTTTGCCAGTCACGAAGCGCTGCTCCTTGACTATGAGCGTGCCCTGACACGGATCGATTCCCGCACCGGCCTGCCGTACGATACCTCAGCTCACTTCCTGTGGATCGGNGAGCGCACCCGTGACCTGGACCAGGCGCACGTTGAATTCCTCTCCCGGGTCCGTAACCCGATCGGTGTCAAGCTGGGCCCGAACACCTCTGGCGATGATGCGTTGGCCCTGATCGANAAACTTGACCCCAACCGCGAACCCGGCCGTTTGACGTTCATCACCCGCATGGGTGCTGCGAACATTCGGGAGAAGCTCCCAAACCTGGTAGAGAAGGTCACTGCCTCCGGTGCCCAAGTTCTGTGGGTCACCGATCCCATGCACGGGAACACCGTCACCTCGCCCAATGGCTACAAGACCCGCAACTTTGACGATGTCATCGATGAAGTACGCGGCTTCTTTGAAGTTCACCAGGCACAGGGCACGTTCCCGGGTGGCCTGCACGTGGAGATGACAGGCGATGACGTGGCAGAGTGCCTCGGCGGAGCTGACCCCGTTGAACAAGAAGCGTTCGTCAACGGCTATGAATCCGTCTGTGACCCGCGGCTGAACCACAAGCAATCCTTGGAAATGGCGTTCCTGGTCTCTGAGGCGTTGCGCAAGTCCAATAGCTCCTGCACCAACAACCGTGGCCTCCACCCCTTGGAAGAAGGGTGGAGGCCACTTTGTTGCCGCCAAGAAGTTGGTACTTCGAGGTGA
- the rsmH gene encoding 16S rRNA (cytosine(1402)-N(4))-methyltransferase RsmH, which yields MTSENPTPPTSERHTPVLKDRCINLLAPAFEVARAAGRTPIVIDATLGMGGHSEAMLQRYPDLHLIGIDRDTEALGLAGERLAPFRDRTDLVHAVYDEIAEVLEDLGVCGIDGILMDLGVSSLQLDERDRGFAYSFDAPLDMRMDTSRGQTAADVLNTYSEEDLVRIIRKWGEEKFAGRIANHIVAARDKVPLTRTGELVDIIRNVVPSGAAKTGGHPAKRTFQALRIEVNEELSVLERAIPAAVDALHLQGRAVVMSYHSLEDKIVKAVFAAGSQSSAPAGFPVELEEHKATLKRLTKGTEIPTDEEIAENPRAASARLRAVEKIRIRSAK from the coding sequence ATGACGTCGGAAAACCCCACGCCACCTACGTCCGAACGTCACACTCCTGTTTTGAAAGACCGTTGCATCAATCTCCTGGCCCCGGCCTTTGAAGTTGCCCGTGCAGCTGGTCGTACTCCTATAGTTATTGACGCCACCTTAGGCATGGGTGGCCACAGCGAAGCCATGCTGCAGCGCTACCCCGATCTGCACTTGATCGGCATTGACAGAGACACTGAAGCCTTGGGATTGGCAGGNGAGCGCTTGGCGCCCTTCCGTGACCGCACCGACCTCGTGCACGCCGTCTATGACGAGATCGCCGAGGTATTGGAAGACCTTGGTGTCTGCGGTATCGATGGAATTCTCATGGACCTAGGTGTTTCCTCCCTTCAGCTCGATGAACGCGACCGAGGGTTTGCCTACTCCTTTGATGCACCTCTTGACATGCGTATGGACACCAGCCGGGGACAGACGGCAGCTGATGTACTAAATACGTACTCAGAAGAGGACCTGGTACGGATCATCCGTAAGTGGGGCGAGGAGAAATTTGCTGGCCGAATAGCCAACCATATTGTCGCTGCCCGGGACAAAGTGCCACTGACCCGGACAGGGGAACTGGTGGATATTATTCGCAACGTTGTTCCGTCAGGNGCAGCTAAAACAGGCGGCCACCCGGCTAAGCGTACGTTCCAGGCACTGCGCATTGAAGTTAACGAAGAATTGAGCGTCCTGGAAAGGGCCATTCCAGCTGCTGTTGACGCTTTGCATCTGCAGGGCCGTGCTGTTGTTATGTCCTACCACTCACTTGAAGACAAAATCGTCAAGGCCGTGTTTGCGGCGGGTTCACAGTCTTCAGCTCCTGCCGGGTTCCCGGTGGAGCTGGAAGAACATAAGGCCACGTTGAAGCGCCTCACCAAGGGCACAGAAATCCCTACGGATGAAGAAATTGCAGAGAACCCCAGGGCCGCATCAGCGCGGCTGAGGGCCGTTGAAAAGATCAGGATCAGGAGTGCCAAATGA
- a CDS encoding DUF3040 domain-containing protein — translation MPLSEHEQRLLDQLEQQLHAEDPKFANALSSAPARSMSTRNIVVGVLVLITGLLVLLGGVALHVIPLGILGFLVMGGGVYLALTKPKYGAEPAVDRKSGTRPGTKXKSGFMNGLEEKWEERRRDQ, via the coding sequence ATGCCCCTCTCTGAGCACGAGCAGAGGCTGCTGGATCAATTGGAACAGCAGCTGCATGCAGAAGATCCCAAATTTGCCAATGCCCTGTCATCTGCACCCGCACGGTCGATGTCAACACGAAACATTGTTGTTGGTGTATTGGTCTTGATTACGGGACTACTGGTTTTATTGGGTGGTGTTGCACTGCACGTGATCCCGCTTGGAATTCTGGGATTCCTTGTCATGGGCGGTGGTGTTTACCTCGCCCTGACCAAGCCCAAATATGGTGCTGAGCCAGCAGTGGACCGCAAGTCAGGAACTAGGCCAGGAACCAAACANAAAAGCGGTTTCATGAACGGTCTGGAAGAAAAGTGGGAAGAACGCCGCCGCGACCAGTAA
- a CDS encoding LysM peptidoglycan-binding domain-containing protein, whose translation MAVATAAIPVVMLSSLALXQSATAASAKAEMMPHGNHGALDGQKVLAAVKAHTGASSIPASVVASSVPRAVTAMSPGANISSVRTQLSALTSHTVVSGDTISGIAASYGVSTESLLSRNNISASELIHPGKVLSISGPDMTDSSDQASVGTTAANYTVRAGETLSGIAAEHGLSLATVFSLNGLDGNSVIHPGQELKVGSAAEAAAPSETIQQADAPAPSSYIIKAXDTLSSIAAQHNVALSALAAANDTELXCPIYAXKTLVIXGLNAASSSITPIVTPAQAPPELTPDQQVPSTFLHYTYPDAVVSDANQNKAALLAAPSPSRAQMKDLVANTAASMGVDPALAMAFAQQESGFNHQSVSPANAIGTMQVIPDAGEWASGLVGRELNLLDPQDNVTAGVAIIRALHQGAENEDQAIAGYYQGQYSVSVHGLFSDTEIYVAGIKANRELFR comes from the coding sequence GTGGCCGTGGCCACAGCTGCCATTCCCGTGGTCATGCTCTCATCCTTGGCACTGNGCCAGTCCGCCACCGCCGCCTCTGCCAAAGCAGAGATGATGCCCCACGGTAACCATGGCGCCCTTGACGGCCAAAAGGTTCTTGCTGCAGTTAAGGCCCACACTGGCGCCAGCAGTATCCCGGCTTCGGTTGTGGCTAGTTCAGTACCACGAGCAGTCACTGCCATGAGCCCTGGCGCCAACATCTCTTCTGTGCGCACACAGCTGTCCGCGCTCACGTCGCACACAGTAGTGTCCGGGGACACCATCTCAGGGATCGCCGCCAGTTATGGCGTCTCCACTGAATCTTTACTTTCACGCAACAACATCTCAGCTTCAGAACTCATCCACCCCGGCAAAGTGCTGAGTATTTCAGGTCCTGATATGACCGATTCCTCCGATCAGGCGAGCGTAGGCACAACCGCTGCAAACTACACGGTCCGCGCTGGCGAGACACTCAGCGGCATAGCCGCTGAGCACGGCCTCAGCCTGGCAACAGTCTTCTCACTCAATGGCCTAGATGGCAATTCCGTCATCCATCCTGGCCAAGAACTGAAGGTGGGCTCTGCGGCAGAGGCCGCTGCGCCGTCGGAGACAATCCAGCAGGCCGATGCGCCAGCTCCCAGCAGTTACATCATCAAGGCGNGGGACACGCTTTCCTCGATCGCGGCGCAGCACAATGTTGCCTTGTCCGCCCTGGCGGCAGCGAACGACACTGAACTANAATGCCCCATTTATGCGNGGAAGACCCTTGTCATCNCCGGGTTGAATGCAGCATCCAGCTCCATCACACCCATTGTCACCCCTGCGCAGGCACCACCTGAACTGACACCCGACCAGCAGGTTCCCAGTACTTTCTTGCACTACACCTACCCGGATGCTGTAGTCAGCGACGCCAATCAGAACAAGGCAGCCCTCCTCGCTGCCCCGTCACCGTCTAGGGCGCAGATGAAGGACCTGGTGGCCAATACCGCGGCCAGTATGGGCGTTGACCCGGCGCTTGCCATGGCATTTGCCCAGCAAGAATCAGGCTTTAACCACCAATCAGTGTCCCCGGCGAATGCCATCGGCACCATGCAAGTTATTCCCGACGCTGGAGAGTGGGCCTCTGGACTCGTGGGCCGTGAACTGAACCTGCTGGACCCGCAGGACAATGTCACCGCCGGTGTTGCTATCATCCGGGCGCTGCACCAGGGCGCGGAGAATGAGGACCAAGCCATTGCCGGATACTACCAAGGCCAGTATTCCGTGAGCGTCCACGGCCTATTTAGCGATACCGAGATCTACGTGGCCGGAATCAAGGCTAACCGCGAGCTGTTCCGCTAA
- a CDS encoding Rv2175c family DNA-binding protein has translation MSNVETLVSNWLPLPDVAEMLDISVTKVHALVKDGSLLAARVGERSIRAVPAEFIAGDHILESLRGTITVLHDAGFEDVEAIEWLYTTDESLPGRPVDALIEGRXTEIRRRAAALGW, from the coding sequence GTGAGTAATGTTGAAACACTGGTCAGCAATTGGCTGCCCCTGCCCGATGTTGCCGAGATGCTTGATATTTCGGTAACCAAAGTCCACGCCCTTGTCAAGGATGGTTCCTTGCTAGCAGCACGAGTGGGTGAGCGCTCCATCAGGGCGGTTCCTGCCGAGTTCATTGCAGGGGACCACATCTTAGAGAGCCTGCGTGGGACCATCACGGTGCTCCACGATGCAGGCTTCGAGGACGTCGAAGCTATTGAGTGGCTGTACACCACGGATGAGTCACTGCCAGGACGGCCCGTTGATGCCCTGATTGAGGGCCGTAANACTGAAATTCGCCGCCGCGCGGCAGCACTGGGCTGGTAA